From a region of the Methylocystis hirsuta genome:
- a CDS encoding polyhydroxyalkanoic acid system family protein, whose translation MSNAITVTVPHDLGVEKAKARVSEQLTRMQREYVDKVAHSEVIWAGDVATVHVRALGQAASAQITVLKDLLRIDVQLPWLLAALSGAVQQVISRNANDALRIGNASKNDSNGGRKTP comes from the coding sequence ATGTCGAACGCCATCACCGTCACCGTGCCGCACGATCTCGGCGTCGAAAAGGCCAAAGCCCGCGTCTCCGAACAGCTGACGAGGATGCAGCGCGAATATGTCGACAAGGTCGCACATTCCGAAGTCATATGGGCGGGGGACGTGGCGACGGTTCACGTGAGGGCGCTCGGCCAGGCGGCATCGGCGCAGATCACGGTGCTAAAGGATTTGCTGCGCATTGACGTTCAGCTGCCCTGGCTGCTCGCGGCGCTGTCCGGCGCCGTGCAGCAGGTCATCTCGCGCAACGCTAACGACGCCTTGCGAATCGGCAACGCGTCAAAAAACGATTCTAACGGCGGGCGTAAAACACCGTAA
- a CDS encoding extensin family protein yields MANLRAAGVAFEPAEAPAEAPAGALDGCAIEAPVRLVSVTVGIRRVALIAKPLLGCGFALQFSDYVKNLLAPLGAGTLGASLVAIDTGSGYECRGRNRDNGTKLSAHAKGLALDVGAFVFSDGRKIRIDAQSDPQSISYIKTLRTAACGWFTTILGPGSDPYHASHLHFDIERHGSNGAYRICQ; encoded by the coding sequence ATGGCGAATCTGCGTGCGGCTGGCGTCGCTTTCGAACCCGCCGAAGCGCCTGCCGAAGCGCCTGCCGGCGCGCTTGACGGTTGCGCGATCGAGGCGCCCGTGCGTCTCGTTTCGGTCACGGTCGGCATACGGCGCGTCGCGCTCATTGCAAAGCCGCTGCTGGGTTGCGGCTTCGCGCTGCAGTTTTCCGATTACGTGAAAAATCTGCTGGCGCCGCTGGGCGCGGGGACTTTGGGCGCCTCGCTCGTCGCGATCGACACAGGTTCGGGATACGAATGCCGCGGCCGCAATCGCGATAACGGGACCAAGCTGAGCGCGCACGCCAAAGGGCTCGCGCTTGATGTCGGCGCATTTGTTTTCTCGGACGGTCGAAAAATTCGGATCGACGCTCAGTCGGATCCTCAGTCCATCTCTTACATCAAGACGCTAAGAACGGCGGCGTGCGGCTGGTTCACCACGATCCTCGGTCCTGGATCAGATCCCTATCACGCAAGCCATCTTCATTTCGACATCGAGCGCCATGGATCGAATGGCGCCTACCGAATTTGTCAGTGA
- a CDS encoding PstS family phosphate ABC transporter substrate-binding protein produces MKLRALSAVVAAFVVVAAGAVALDLELSPYKVVNGLSGKLKSVGSDTMHHEMELWAEGFQSIYPNVSIELVGKGSNTAPPALLSGDAQLGPMSRQMTPDEIAAFQAKFGYKPTAVLVAIDALAIYVHKDNPLPCISMEQMERVFAADPKSGGGKSIRTWGELGLTGEWAAKPIAMYSRNTLSGTYKFFKQHVLSGADFKDDIKMQVGSEAVVSAVGADKYAMGYSGIGYKTAGVRAVPLSSGKSCYDASFDNTYSRKYPLARGLYVYLLKDPKKPIDTLSGEFVTYVLSRDGQTQAKKGGYYPITRNIREHELTRLGLLASAR; encoded by the coding sequence ATGAAACTGCGAGCCCTCTCCGCCGTCGTCGCGGCTTTCGTGGTTGTGGCCGCCGGCGCTGTTGCGCTCGATTTGGAGCTCTCCCCCTACAAGGTCGTCAACGGACTGTCGGGAAAATTGAAGTCGGTCGGCTCCGACACGATGCATCACGAAATGGAGCTCTGGGCCGAAGGGTTTCAGTCGATCTACCCGAATGTGTCGATCGAACTTGTCGGCAAGGGCTCGAACACGGCGCCGCCGGCGCTCCTCTCGGGAGACGCGCAACTCGGTCCAATGTCGCGTCAAATGACGCCGGACGAGATCGCCGCCTTCCAAGCGAAATTTGGCTACAAGCCAACGGCGGTTCTGGTCGCGATCGACGCCTTGGCGATATACGTCCACAAGGACAATCCGCTCCCGTGCATCAGCATGGAGCAGATGGAACGGGTTTTTGCGGCCGATCCGAAAAGCGGCGGCGGAAAAAGCATCCGCACCTGGGGCGAACTTGGTTTGACCGGCGAGTGGGCGGCCAAGCCAATCGCCATGTATAGCCGCAACACGCTTTCCGGCACTTACAAGTTCTTCAAACAGCATGTCTTGAGCGGCGCCGATTTCAAGGACGACATCAAGATGCAGGTCGGATCGGAAGCCGTCGTGAGCGCCGTCGGCGCCGACAAATATGCGATGGGCTATTCAGGCATCGGCTACAAGACGGCCGGAGTTCGCGCGGTTCCGCTGTCGTCGGGCAAGAGCTGCTATGACGCCTCCTTCGACAACACTTACTCGCGCAAATATCCGCTGGCGCGAGGCCTCTACGTCTACCTGCTGAAGGATCCCAAGAAGCCGATCGACACGCTGAGCGGCGAGTTCGTCACATATGTGCTGTCGAGAGATGGCCAGACCCAGGCGAAAAAGGGCGGCTATTATCCGATCACCCGCAACATTCGCGAGCACGAGCTGACGCGCCTCGGCCTACTCGCATCGGCGAGGTGA
- the glnA gene encoding type I glutamate--ammonia ligase yields the protein MTTAKDVLKQIKDNDVKYVDFRFTDPRGKWQHVTFDVSIVDEEALTEGIMFDGSSIAGWKAINESDMTLLPDLNSIAMDPFFAASTLSVVCDVVEPSTGQPYNRDPRGMAKKAMEHLKSTGVGDTAFFGPEAEFFVFDDVRFSTEPYDTGFTLDSTELPSNTGTAYEGGNLGHRVRTKGGYFPVPPVDSAQDMRSEMLAAMSAMGVKVEKHHHEVASAQHELGLKFETLVTVADHLQIYKYAIHQVAHSYGKSATFMPKPVFGDNGSGMHVHQSIWKDGKPVFAGDKYAGLSQECLWYIGGIIKHAKSLNAFTNPSTNSYKRLVPGYEAPVLLAYSSRNRSASCRIPFSSSPKAKRVEVRFPDPTANPYLAFAAMLMAGLDGIANKIDPGGPADKDLYDLPPEELKAIPTVCGSLREALENLKADHAYLTAGGVFNEDFINSYIDLKMQDVMRFEMTPHPVEFDMYYSY from the coding sequence ATGACAACGGCCAAGGACGTTCTTAAGCAGATCAAGGATAACGACGTTAAATACGTCGATTTCCGATTTACCGACCCGCGCGGCAAGTGGCAGCATGTGACGTTCGACGTTTCGATTGTCGACGAAGAAGCTTTGACCGAAGGCATCATGTTCGACGGCTCGTCGATCGCCGGCTGGAAAGCGATCAATGAATCGGACATGACGCTCCTTCCGGATCTGAATTCCATCGCCATGGACCCCTTCTTCGCGGCGTCGACGCTTTCCGTCGTCTGCGACGTCGTAGAGCCCTCAACAGGCCAGCCCTACAACCGCGACCCGCGCGGCATGGCCAAGAAGGCGATGGAGCATCTGAAATCGACCGGCGTCGGCGACACGGCTTTTTTCGGTCCTGAGGCCGAATTCTTCGTCTTTGACGACGTGCGCTTTTCAACAGAGCCCTACGATACGGGCTTCACGCTCGATTCGACCGAGCTGCCCTCCAATACCGGCACGGCCTATGAAGGCGGCAATCTCGGCCACCGCGTGCGCACCAAAGGCGGCTACTTCCCGGTGCCGCCGGTCGACTCTGCGCAGGACATGCGCAGCGAGATGCTCGCCGCCATGTCGGCCATGGGCGTCAAGGTCGAGAAGCACCATCACGAAGTCGCCTCCGCCCAGCATGAACTCGGTCTGAAGTTCGAGACGCTCGTCACGGTCGCCGACCACCTGCAGATCTATAAGTATGCGATCCATCAGGTGGCGCATTCCTACGGCAAGTCGGCGACCTTCATGCCGAAGCCGGTGTTTGGCGACAACGGTTCGGGCATGCACGTCCATCAGTCGATCTGGAAGGACGGCAAGCCGGTCTTCGCGGGCGACAAATACGCCGGCCTCTCTCAGGAGTGCCTGTGGTACATCGGCGGCATCATCAAGCATGCGAAGTCGCTGAACGCCTTCACCAACCCGTCGACCAACTCGTATAAGCGTCTGGTTCCGGGCTATGAGGCGCCGGTGCTGCTCGCTTATTCGTCGCGCAACCGCTCGGCGTCGTGCCGCATCCCCTTCAGCTCCAGCCCGAAGGCGAAGCGCGTCGAGGTTCGTTTCCCCGATCCGACGGCGAATCCCTATCTGGCCTTCGCGGCCATGCTGATGGCGGGCCTCGACGGCATCGCCAACAAGATCGATCCGGGCGGACCGGCCGACAAGGATCTCTACGATCTCCCGCCGGAAGAGTTGAAGGCCATCCCGACGGTCTGCGGCAGCCTGCGCGAAGCGCTCGAGAATCTCAAAGCCGACCACGCCTATCTGACGGCCGGCGGCGTCTTCAACGAAGACTTTATCAACTCCTACATCGACCTCAAGATGCAGGACGTGATGCGCTTCGAAATGACGCCGCATCCGGTCGAATTCGACATGTATTACAGCTACTGA
- a CDS encoding P-II family nitrogen regulator, whose protein sequence is MKKVEAIIKPFKLDEVKEALQAAGLQGITVTEAKGFGRQKGHTELYRGAEYVVDFLPKVKIEIVLADDAVERAVEAIRTAAQTGRIGDGKIFVSNVEGAIRIRTGETGADAI, encoded by the coding sequence ATGAAAAAGGTCGAGGCGATCATTAAGCCGTTCAAGCTTGATGAAGTGAAGGAAGCGCTGCAGGCGGCGGGCCTCCAGGGGATTACGGTCACCGAGGCGAAGGGTTTTGGCCGTCAAAAAGGCCACACGGAGCTCTATCGCGGCGCCGAATATGTCGTTGATTTCCTGCCGAAAGTTAAGATCGAGATCGTTCTTGCGGACGACGCCGTGGAGCGCGCCGTCGAGGCGATCCGCACGGCGGCGCAAACCGGCCGAATCGGCGATGGCAAGATTTTTGTTTCCAACGTCGAAGGCGCGATCCGTATTCGTACCGGCGAAACCGGCGCGGACGCCATCTAG
- the sseA gene encoding 3-mercaptopyruvate sulfurtransferase, whose amino-acid sequence MSRRIDPEKLFVTTAWLAERLDAPDLIVLDASWHMPATGRDGRAEFLAGHVPGAQFFDIDAIADPSTDLPHMLPKPEVFAAEMRRLGFGDGMQAVVYDSVGLFSAPRLWWTLTVFGVERVSILAGGLPAWRGAGRPLEQGEGRKRAPAAFTPRFDASLVADAQAVRRALDLGGPQVVDARGAERFHGWAPEPRPGLRSGHMPGALNLPFGNVLEDGKMKEKSGLEAAFASAGVNPDAPVIATCGSGLTACLISLALAAAGRPPATVYDGSWSEWGAREDLPAIVDEPAAPIT is encoded by the coding sequence ATGTCGCGTAGAATTGATCCCGAAAAGCTTTTCGTCACCACGGCGTGGCTCGCAGAGCGTCTCGATGCGCCGGATCTCATTGTCTTGGACGCGTCATGGCACATGCCGGCGACTGGCCGCGACGGCCGCGCCGAGTTCCTTGCGGGGCATGTTCCCGGCGCGCAGTTCTTCGATATAGACGCGATCGCCGATCCGTCCACCGACTTGCCGCATATGTTGCCCAAGCCCGAAGTCTTCGCGGCGGAAATGCGCCGGCTCGGATTTGGAGACGGCATGCAGGCCGTCGTCTACGATAGCGTCGGCCTATTTTCAGCGCCGCGTCTCTGGTGGACGCTGACTGTCTTCGGCGTGGAGCGGGTCTCGATCCTTGCGGGCGGACTTCCTGCGTGGCGGGGCGCAGGCCGTCCGCTCGAACAGGGCGAGGGCCGCAAGAGAGCGCCGGCGGCTTTTACGCCCCGTTTCGACGCGAGCCTGGTCGCCGACGCGCAGGCGGTGCGGCGCGCGCTTGATCTCGGCGGGCCGCAGGTGGTCGACGCGCGCGGCGCCGAGCGTTTCCACGGATGGGCGCCTGAGCCGCGCCCGGGCCTGCGCTCCGGCCACATGCCCGGCGCGCTGAACCTTCCATTCGGCAATGTCCTCGAAGACGGAAAAATGAAGGAAAAGTCCGGGCTCGAAGCGGCCTTTGCCTCGGCGGGCGTCAATCCCGACGCGCCGGTCATCGCCACCTGCGGCTCCGGGCTCACGGCTTGCCTCATCAGCCTCGCGCTCGCGGCGGCGGGGCGCCCGCCGGCCACGGTGTATGACGGCTCCTGGTCGGAATGGGGCGCCCGGGAAGACCTGCCCGCCATCGTCGACGAGCCAGCAGCGCCTATAACTTAG
- a CDS encoding DUF3108 domain-containing protein, translated as MRAAARVSCLAARGGCAVVAMSVALCAPAAAEMLRAHYALSLMGLSIGSAFASGIVDAQNYRVEISMRTTGLANLINNAKGAASASGGLTAGGPSPANYANTTSNSDETRTVRMSLAGNAVRAVEVRPAPWDAEARVPVTESAKRHIVDPVSALIMRVPPGEELTGPSACNRTISVFDGVTRFDVELAYAGDHMAQTRGYAGPVTVCSARYTPIAGHRPDSSATRYMANNNDISVWLAPLPDARVVVPIHIAIGTAAGKLVIDASEFQIEQRRADFRR; from the coding sequence ATGAGAGCGGCCGCCCGGGTTTCTTGCCTTGCGGCGCGCGGCGGCTGCGCCGTCGTTGCGATGTCGGTCGCGCTCTGCGCGCCTGCCGCCGCGGAGATGCTCAGGGCGCATTACGCCCTGAGTCTCATGGGGCTCTCCATCGGCAGCGCATTCGCTTCCGGCATCGTCGACGCGCAGAACTACCGCGTTGAGATCTCGATGCGGACGACAGGGCTCGCCAATCTCATCAACAACGCCAAGGGCGCCGCCAGCGCGAGCGGCGGCCTGACCGCCGGCGGTCCGTCGCCGGCAAATTACGCCAACACCACCTCCAACAGCGACGAGACGCGCACGGTGCGCATGTCGCTCGCCGGCAACGCGGTGCGCGCGGTGGAGGTGAGGCCCGCGCCCTGGGACGCCGAAGCGCGCGTCCCCGTGACGGAAAGCGCCAAGCGCCACATCGTGGATCCGGTCAGCGCGCTGATCATGCGCGTGCCGCCTGGAGAGGAGCTCACGGGTCCTTCGGCGTGCAACCGAACCATTTCCGTTTTTGACGGCGTGACGCGTTTCGACGTGGAACTCGCCTATGCCGGCGATCACATGGCGCAAACGCGAGGTTACGCCGGCCCCGTCACCGTATGTTCGGCGCGTTATACCCCGATCGCCGGGCATCGCCCCGACAGCTCCGCGACGCGCTATATGGCGAACAATAACGACATCAGCGTGTGGCTCGCGCCGCTTCCCGACGCGCGTGTCGTGGTGCCGATTCACATCGCGATCGGCACCGCCGCCGGCAAGCTCGTCATCGACGCGTCGGAGTTCCAGATCGAGCAGCGCCGCGCCGATTTCAGGCGCTGA
- a CDS encoding DUF1190 domain-containing protein, which translates to MFKFFIIAVAVAAAGFSAYYAFRRSPVCSADGKYMATQSDCEAWGFNPDVCTQAIEKARAVVARAAPKSETMFQCEVRFSDCFEAQDGGFSPRPSFCLRPNKGADPLEVRYLEYESDRMNRKKTKEVRVE; encoded by the coding sequence ATGTTCAAGTTTTTCATCATCGCTGTCGCCGTCGCGGCGGCTGGATTTTCAGCCTATTACGCGTTCCGACGCTCGCCCGTCTGTTCCGCCGACGGCAAGTATATGGCGACGCAAAGCGACTGCGAGGCCTGGGGCTTCAACCCCGACGTCTGCACGCAGGCGATCGAGAAAGCGCGCGCCGTCGTGGCGCGGGCGGCGCCAAAAAGCGAAACGATGTTTCAGTGCGAGGTGCGCTTCTCGGATTGCTTCGAGGCGCAGGACGGAGGCTTTTCGCCGCGCCCGTCATTCTGTCTGCGCCCGAATAAGGGCGCCGACCCTCTGGAAGTTAGATATCTCGAATATGAATCCGACCGCATGAACCGGAAAAAGACCAAGGAAGTTCGCGTCGAGTGA
- a CDS encoding response regulator transcription factor: MAPTSSIRAANDQRDGSRAARPSGADGVRATAEADRIDVAIADKSPLILAGLDKLLSDDRRFTLVAKLTDGEEFLEAARQQKFTIAVIGWQLPTLHARDVLRALSRQVAAPKIVVYSGTNDPAAPAETLQLGGAGFVSKRAPPERLLDVLAAVAAGDMVFPFVDIRKMRSDPLENLTLRERSLLSALGSGHTNSQLAKDFGVSINTIKFHLRNLFEKLDVRNRAQAIALFLEMKHGAYPGGAGGRSMEPAGASRGRRHRSD, translated from the coding sequence ATGGCTCCTACCTCTTCGATCAGGGCCGCGAATGACCAGAGGGACGGCTCGCGCGCCGCGCGGCCCAGTGGCGCCGACGGCGTCCGCGCGACGGCGGAGGCGGATCGCATCGACGTCGCCATTGCCGATAAGAGCCCGCTGATCCTCGCAGGGCTGGACAAGCTGCTGTCGGACGACCGCCGGTTCACCCTTGTGGCGAAGCTGACGGACGGCGAAGAGTTTCTCGAAGCGGCGCGTCAGCAGAAATTCACGATCGCCGTCATCGGCTGGCAATTGCCGACGCTGCACGCCCGCGACGTCTTGCGCGCGCTGTCGCGGCAAGTCGCAGCGCCCAAGATCGTCGTCTACAGCGGCACCAATGATCCAGCCGCGCCGGCCGAAACTCTGCAGCTTGGCGGCGCAGGCTTCGTCTCCAAGCGTGCGCCGCCGGAGCGGCTTCTGGATGTGTTGGCCGCGGTGGCGGCGGGCGACATGGTGTTTCCCTTCGTCGACATCCGCAAGATGCGTAGCGACCCGCTGGAAAATCTAACCCTACGGGAGCGGAGCCTGTTATCGGCGCTCGGCTCCGGCCACACCAACAGTCAGCTCGCCAAGGATTTCGGCGTCTCGATCAACACCATCAAATTCCATCTGCGCAATCTTTTCGAAAAGCTCGATGTGCGCAATCGGGCGCAGGCGATCGCGCTCTTTCTGGAGATGAAGCACGGCGCCTATCCAGGCGGGGCCGGCGGGCGCAGCATGGAGCCGGCGGGCGCGTCGCGCGGACGACGGCACCGTTCGGACTGA
- a CDS encoding YdcF family protein, whose protein sequence is MFFLPSKIIGFFLAPVHFFIFLAVIGATLLFTRWKTWGRALSIASALALLLMAFGPLAGLLASPLEARFPPPPHDMPAPDGIIVLGGAIDERLSASRNRPTVVDAAERLTAPISLKRKYPSARLVFTGGSSAPRGSTYSEADAVQRFWRDLGLDQGDVLYERRSRNTYENAIFTRDLLLPKPGERWLLVTSAIHMPRAVGAFRQAGFDVIAYPVDYRTSGDDGLEFPRFATKALGLVEFAAHEWAGLVAQRLFGKSDALFPTP, encoded by the coding sequence ATGTTTTTTCTGCCCTCGAAGATAATCGGGTTCTTTCTGGCGCCGGTCCACTTTTTCATTTTCCTCGCCGTCATCGGCGCAACGCTGCTGTTCACGCGCTGGAAAACTTGGGGACGCGCGCTCTCGATCGCGAGCGCCCTCGCCCTGTTGCTGATGGCCTTCGGGCCGCTCGCCGGCTTGTTGGCGAGTCCGCTGGAGGCGCGCTTTCCGCCGCCGCCACATGACATGCCCGCGCCCGACGGCATCATCGTGCTCGGCGGCGCGATCGACGAGCGGCTGAGCGCCAGCCGCAACCGTCCCACAGTGGTCGACGCTGCCGAACGACTGACCGCGCCGATATCGCTCAAGCGCAAATATCCGAGCGCCCGGCTCGTCTTCACCGGCGGCTCCTCCGCGCCGCGCGGCTCGACATATTCCGAAGCCGACGCCGTGCAGCGCTTCTGGCGCGACCTCGGACTCGATCAGGGGGATGTCCTCTATGAACGCCGCTCGCGCAACACTTATGAGAACGCCATCTTCACGCGCGATCTGCTTCTTCCCAAACCCGGCGAGCGCTGGCTTCTGGTCACGTCGGCCATCCATATGCCGCGCGCCGTCGGGGCGTTTCGACAAGCGGGTTTCGACGTGATCGCCTATCCCGTCGACTATCGCACCAGCGGCGACGACGGCCTCGAGTTCCCGCGCTTTGCGACGAAAGCCCTCGGACTCGTAGAGTTCGCCGCGCATGAATGGGCGGGATTAGTCGCTCAACGCCTATTCGGCAAAAGCGACGCGCTGTTTCCAACGCCCTAA